AAGTCATACTTTCAGCAGGTGCCATAAATTCGCCCCAAATTTTAATGCTCTCAGGGGTAGGTCCGAAAAAACATTTAGAAGAGTTGGGTATTGAAGTAATTGAAGATTTGCCAGTTGGTGAGAATTTACTCGAGCACCCCCTTTTTCCCGGTCTGGTAATACAAACCAATTACACGCTCCCTGGTACAACAATGGAAATATTACTTGACCAGTATTTGCAAGGGCTAGGACCGTTGACAAGTCCGGCCCATGTGGACAGCATCGGCTTCCTCCACACTGGAGACGGCCCTGCCGACCTGCCCACTGtcgaatatttatttattcctcCCGGTGGCTCAACCCTCCCAATTTTAAACCGAGTTTACAATTACGACGACAACCTCGTCTACAACTTCTTGAGCCGAATCAACTCACGCAGCGACATTACGGTATATTTGGCCCTCTTGCACCAAAAATCCAAAGGAAGAATCACTTTACAATCAACGAGTCCCATCGATTTCCCTCTCATCGACTTGAACATGTTTGCAGAGCCCGAAGACGttgataatttaattgaaGGAATCGAGTTCGTTATGAACTTAACAAAAACCGaagctttcaaaaaaatcaatgccAATCTCCTTAATGTACCGATTTGTACGGAGTTTACCAAGTATTCGAAACAATACTGGGAGTGTATGATTCGTCAAATGGCACAAACCATCTATCATGCATGTGGCACAACAGCGATGGGACCGAATAAAACATCTTCCGTTGTCGATAGTAATCTAAAAGTTCATGGAATTGGGAAGTTGAGGGTGGTGGATGCTGGCGTGTTCCCAACAACAATCTCGGGGCACACCAATGCGCCCGCTGTTATGGTTGCAGAGAAAATTGCAGATGTTATTAAAAACGAATACggttttagaaataaataataactttaattctTGTCTTTTATTCAGCTTTGAccgttaaaaattttgcaaatctaCAGTTGTGTGTCCACAACTGGCACAGTATATTCCATCATTAAATGAATATTCtgtttgctttaatttttttcaacacttATTAAAAGAGTATTTATCAACATATTAACCGTCCATGCACTACGCTTATCGCtcataataattatcattTATCGCTTATAAATACAACGTCAGAATACGTCAGGCACAGTCAAAGTTCGTCATGTTCTTCAagaaattagtaattttttgtgtccTCATTGTAGGTGTTAACTCTTCTTTAACTACTGCCTACTACTCAGTTCtacttactaaaaaaattgctgaaagTCTTATTTATCAACTTCCTGAACGCAATTCAGAATTTCAACGAGGACTcgattcaaataaaacaactgaTTTGGGAAATTATGACTTTATTATAGTAGGAGCTGGGTCTTGTGGAAGTGTTTTAGCAACAAGATTGACAGAAATAAGCAACTGGAAAATTCTCGTGCTAGAAGCAGGAGGTGAAGAAAATGATTTTAGTAACATTCctgcaaatttcctgtttcTGCAATTCAGTGATATGAACTGGGGGTACTACAGTACgcctcaaaaaaattgttgtttaggTAAGTACCACTATCACTACTTTACAAACTTAATCGAAAATAATCCAAGGAATGAAATATCAGAAATGTATGATCTCTCAAGGTAAATCTATAGGAGGTAGCAGTGCCACAAATGCTGTGATTTACGCGAGAGGTAATCCTCTAGATTATGACCGTTGGGAAGCTTTAGGTAACCCAGGTTGGTCGTACAAAGACGTGCTTCCATACTTCACCAAATCGGAAAATTCGCAAATTGACGGCGATCCAGATTATCACGGAATTGGGGGTTTCTGGAACGTTGAATATTCATTTCCAGCTTCAGAtctttatgaaaattttatcactgcGTGTGATGAGTTAAATATGACACGTCTTGATTATAACGGTAAAAAACAAATCGGTTTTGATAAATCACAAATCAATACAAAACATGGGAAAAGACAAAGTTTGGGTACCGCTTTCCTAGATAATGCCCGAAAACGGAAAAACATCGATGTCGTAACTAACGCTCTAGTGaccaaaattataataaacccACAAAGTAAAGAAGCAAAAGGGGTTGAATTTGtcaccaaaaacaaaaaatactcgGCAACGGCTGACAAAGAAGTCATACTTTCGGCAGGGGCGGTAAATTCGCCCCAAATCTTAATGTTGTCAGGGGTAGGTCCCAAAAAACATTTAGAAGAGTTGGGTATTGAAGTAATTGAGGACTTGCCAGTTGGTGAGAACTTACTCGACCATCCCCTTTTTCCCGGTCTGGTAATACAAACCAATTACACACTTTCCGATACAACAATCAAAATGTTGCtagaacaatatttaaaaGGGCAAGGGCCGTTAACAAGTTCAATGCTGGAAACCATCGGCTTCATTCACACTGGGGACGGTCCTGAGGACCTCCCCACCGTTGAATACTTGTTTATTCCTCCGAGCGGCCCCACTCAGCCAATTTTAAAACGAATTTACAATTACGACGTCAACCTCGCCCTCAACTTCTTGAGCAGAATCAACTCACGGAGCGACATTACGGTATACTTGACCCTCTTGCATCAAAAATCCAAAGGGAGAATCACTTTACAATCAAAGAATCCAATCGACTTTCCTCTCGTCGACTTGAACATGTTTGCAGAAGCAGAAGACAttgataatttaattgaaGGAATCGAGTTCGTTATGAACTTAACAAAAACCGaagctttcaaaaaaatcaatgccAAGCTCCTCGATGTACCCATTTGTAGCGACTTTACCAAGCATTCGAGACAATACTGGGAGTGCATGATTCGTCAAATGGCACAAACTATTTATCATACGTGTGGCACCACCGCAATGGGGCCAAATAAGACAACTTCCGTTGTCGATAGAGATCTTAAAGTCCACGGAATTGAGAAGTTGAGGGTTGTTAGTGCCGCAGTTTTTCCAACGACCATTTCGGGACACGCAAATGCACCCGCTGTTATGGTCGCAGAGAAAATTGCCGatgcaattaaaaaagaatacgCTTAAtagtgttatttattttaataaagtattaatcttcaactgatgaaaaatttataagtcAACGGTCTGATAAATACTTAGCCAATCGCAGCTGCAAAACGTGTATAACATATTTAAATGTCTTGTACTCGAATTACATACACAAATATTTCattcataataaattaaaagtcgaCCATcaagtatttatatttaataaagtaGTTGTCTaggtattttataattataatactagaAAATTAGAACACTTCCTGTCATTTGAGACTATAATGCTCTTGTTCCACGCTGGAACAAATTATGGCACGTATTCTTACAtaataaatgttataaaaGACTCATTAGGTCATTAGAGAATATCTAAATTATTGCTCATACGTACTTCTGTATAACgagtgaaattatttattttttggcttttttagTCTGGCTGACATGTTAAATCAAAAACTGTTTCAATTCGGGTTTGCTGAATGTGCAGTTATTCCACTAATTGACTATTCTAAAAACAGAAACGATCTCGATATTGCGAACagtaaaactttttaaaattcagcCAACGTCAAGTACCTATCGACTGTTTGCAGTCGCCAACAATCTGAAAGTGCATGGAATTGCAGAGTAAAAGTTATTGGCCGATTGTTGAAATTTTCCCAACAACTATATCAGGACATTGCTACTGTTATTATTGCAGAGAAAATTCCTGACGTCATAAAACGTAATAGGTAAAACAAGCAACTCTGATAATTTCACTGaaaatcttgtaaaataaCCCAAGCTTTGCAAATGGTAAAATGAAATTTCTTTGAGCACAAAGCACTTGTCAGTGTTTTACCGACTATAATACAACTCCCAAACGTTTCAACCGCGATAATTACACAAGTTGCACCGAGTTGTGGAAACTCACGGgcaatgtttgaacttttgaTTACTATTCGATATGCGTTATTGACCTAACGACCAAAATCAATCATCGGGaaagtgaaataataaattattagtgCAGAGCGGGAAATAGATTTCTCCCCATGGAAATGCGTATTAATGATGTAACCGATGTTACAAAACTTGATTCAATTCCCCAAACCGATCATAATCGGCCGCATATGACGCTCGTAATAATTTTCACCGGAAGAACAAACTGGACACTGAATGGAGCGCAATTAATGTCCGAGTAGAAAACACGAagataaacataaaataacgTTAAAACCCCAAGATGTGATTGATTGAAGatttaaaaatcataattacGTTTCAGCCGTTCTAATAATTTCCTTGTTTGCGAAGCATTAAGCAGATGATTGAGCTAAAGTACCTACAATTTGGCGAAGCCCACACAAGGCAAATTACATGGTGCCGATCAATCGCAGAGACAttcttttagaaatttttccGTGGTAGCTTCCGGTAAATTCGAAAGTGAATTAGATCAGGTTCAGGGTCACGTGTGCCAACTTTTACTTACAGCCGAGGGTTCGATTAATCAACTAGTTTGAATAGAGAAAGGTAGCCTAAATACCGACGGCCGGTACTGGTCATCTGCCGTAATCTCTAAATCATTTTTAAGTGGGAAAATTCGTTGCGCAACCGAATTTTTCCCAGTTTTCGCGTGACTCCCAAACACCGTTTCAAAGGCGagaaagtaaacaaaaacatgGTCAGTTCTCTCCAATCTCCGTTGATTTTTTAATCTCCAAGTACAATGAAGAGTAGAAATTTATTGAAGTTTCACATGCGACACGAATCCGTTATCAGTGGATTTATAATGGTCGCTTTTATGGGCTTACATCGCATTCCTGGTATCCGGTATTTCCCTATTACTTGGAAGATTATCGCTGGCTTCTTGGTTGAACCGATTGCGGATGTAGGGGTCCTCCCCCTGCCGGAGTCCGCCCCTGGACACGTAGCCCGTTTCGTCGAAGTAGTTCCAGGTGAGGCGGCTGTCCGTCGTCTCCAGACTCTGTAGGGCCATGGGAACGGCCGGGCCTGGAGCCGAGTCGTCGCTGTATTGCGCCATCGTCACCCCTTCTTTCAGTCTTAGAGCTCGGTTTTCAGTCtggaaaaacaattactcttgaGTAACAACGATAGTGAAAGGATCGGGATGCTGCAATTGTATTTTTCTCACAATAAAAGTGATCTGACTTAGATTATCCGGACTTTCTCTTCCGCGATTACACTGTGGGAGAATTAGGGATTTTTTCGGAAAAGTGGATCGAAGCGCGATTTCTTATGCCAGCGTCGTATTGTTTTCCATGCTTGTCACAAGAGCTTTGACGGTGTATACAGAGTGAAGTACAATAGAATTTCAATTTTGTACACAACTGTTCCTACGTGGTACACACACTCCTTAAATTATAATTGCTGCACGGAAACTCAATCAAGGCTTGGTGTTGGCAGGTGTTTGTAAAGTGGAACTACGTAAACTCCAATAAACCGAACGTATTTAGCTTATTACTATTAACAGTAATAGCAAATGTAAACAACACTTGCTTGTTTTTAATTCCCGGCGCAGCTTGTTTTTCGGAGTTGCCACACCTTCCTGAATAAATTACTAATAAAATGGCAAACATGCAGTTCAAAATAAACACCCTGTGTAACGGTCTTATGCAACAATTACACACTCTGTACTTTACATGTGATAAGTGTGCTCGCAATCAGCAATCATTTCACTTCGACGGAACTTCCTGCAATTGTAAAAGCACCTCAAAGTGGAGCAACAGAAAAGAAACTGTTGAAAATccacttaaaattttttcaaaaaactgaaagcCGACTCTTGCAATCCATAATTGAAAGGCGAGCGCTTAACGATCGACCTTCCAATTATTCCATTATTAATATCACTCGGAGAAACACATCTAATTCCGGTCgcatcataaataaaattcagcTTTTTTGCTTgagtgatttttatttaaatgaagcTAGCTTTACATCCACTGAATCAATTCCTGGTCCATTAAGCCCAGGTCTGCAGAGGCGCATCTAATGTAGGTCTTCATCGGATGAGTCAGCAACAGCGATAAATTTGTATCACAATCGAAAAATCGATCTGGGAGTAGTCTAAGTTCTAAAATGCCTTGGCAATAATTTTCAAGAACGTGTTTTAATGTCACGAACACGTTTCCCGTTTGCCCGGATATTATATCTTAATGACAATTAAACGCGAGTTTTCCTACGAGAATTATTTTGCTATTAAAGTAATTAGATGCTAAAAACGTCAGCGCCAATGTAGGTAAACTCAAGAATGTGCTAATTTGACCTAAATAAAGTAGGAAAAAACTGTATTATGTTACACGGCCGAAAACGGCGCCTAAACCTTTCACAATCGCGATGTTAATTCCAGGCCTTATAAAGATTATTATCTGTCGCATAAACAGATAATTTCAACTTTATGAAAGTAAAGGTTTCAGCAACTGTTTTGAGGATTATTTTCTCTTGTTGTTCTTTCAATTTTAGTCTGCTTTATGCTTGCATTAATTAACCTTGTTGTTCCGTCACCTTTAGCTTGCAGTTATGTAAATTGTCTGCATTCTGTGTAAATTCCAATCGATTTAACGCAAAAAAGGTCGGATTGACCGACCCAtccataaaaatttcatttggaAATGGAACATTCACGTCCACATTCATGATTTACACTCCCAAAAAacgttttatgttttaatttgggGAAGGAAAAAACAGTAATTGAAACGTAAAGGTTCGTATCCTCCTAAATTTAAATCGAAGGGTTTATCCGGCCCAGAATTTGCATGGTAAACACAGATCGGATATtacaaaataacaataacgctTTACTAATTAAAACTTCCATTAAGATACATTAGTAGATTTGCATTCGCACtctcattaaattttattgagttTGGAACAATCGGAGGCAATCGCAAATTGTTGAAAGTCGCAATAAAAGCCACAGAGATCGCTTCTGTACTCGCTTATTTGTTACACATGGCCTGCAATGGTTATTGCATCTTCAGCCAAAATCCTTTCACTCCTCAAATGTCAGATTAAATTTCGTCACTGGGTGTTTACCACGCCTTTTGGATTTTTTCTAATCAAAATTTCGAGGGTAACATCTTCGTGGGTGGAGCTTGTTTACGCTTTCGTTTCCGGCAGTTGCAAGCACCGTACTAAGAAATTTATACATGGGCTTAATTCCCCGGTTTGTCTTCTGTAATATCGATCGGGTGAGTTAGCACGTCGTAAACTTTTCCAGAAAGATAAATCACTCCGAATGCGCTATTTTTAACcggcaaaattgttttttatttacggcCATTCTTGCTGCGGGTTTATTATGAAACGAATAAATCACGAAGACGTTAGAAAGGCAAATGGTCATCATTTCTCTGAAACTATGTGGAATAATGGCTTCGAACGGATATGTTATCAAGTGATGAAAGTAGACATTCTACTGCCGTATTTACCGATTTGCGAACGGAAGACTTAATTGCCGGTTATCACAAACTGGGAGCAAAGCTTTAACTCTAATCATAAAAGCAGAATATCTTCTCGTAGTCGcaactttttgaattttaccttttaataTGTAGTTTATATCGGCATAGAGAGCTACTCACAAATAACAAGATCCTGCAAAGTACAAATAGGCCGTCTTTCATCCATAAATGTGATTTTAAAAAGATAAGCTTCTCCAGTTTCCTCTTCCATAGCAAAATCCAAATTGGATATTCCTTGTAGACAGCTTTATTTGTTGAATCAAACATAATTTGACCCACTTGCACTCACGATTATATGATTCTGTATTTGTAATAACAAGATTTCGAAGtcagattttatatttttaattacatgaTTCTTCAAGCATGAGTGAAAGTATCCAATATTTGCAAATAATATCATCAAATACCGTTTTTAGTAACCTAGATGATCCAGGAAAGTCGAATAAATGTGAaatatgaattaaaaaaatagtcgaAAACCTTTCACTTATCCTCTACTTACGGAATAACAAACttgacaacaaaaaataaacatcctTTAATCTTAAATTAATCGCTACATAATCTACTTTCTGAAACTGTGATTACGAAAGCTGCATTTATGGACACTAAATAATTTATGACTTAAAAACAATTAGTAGTCTATCGAGATGCTTCAAATTTGCATATTATTAAGGTACGAAATGTCTTTCACTATGTCGGTAAATAACTTGAATATCATCGCTACAAGTTAATTTCGATGAAAAAATCTTGTTGGAAGCAATCGTCTAATTAAGTGTAAAAGATACAACTATATTCTTATGAGAAAGTTGTTTAATTATCTTAATTGATCGAAAAGTCCCggctaaaatttttattattttttttggaagtAATATAATGAACAGAGCAACGCGAAATGTTGGCGTGTTTTATTGCCTAATGTTTGATTTGacaatttgattaaaataaacatcACTTGAGGCCCCCAGTGAATTAAAGCATTATAATCAAAACTCCCACATAAAAATAACCCAAAGCAAAGTTTCCCAATGGTGCCAAAACAAAAACGTGGGATATTACGGTACGCTTCATTTACAATAAAGCCACAAGACTGAAATTTCCTTTAATGgaagtatttaattaaaatttacagcAAAGCGGACCTTCTTCTTTTGCGATCACTTGGAAGCGTCTCATTTGCCTTGACCTATAGATGCGATCTATTATTATCCATAAAAGCAGATGGGTTTAAAATGAAAAGTTTTAATATCTGCCAggttcttaattaatttccaTAGCGTGCCAGGCCAGAGATTTATCAACAAGTCCTActgttttgtaaaattacaCTTTTATCGACCATCAGTTGGCACACCTTGGATATCGAAAGGAATCTTGTTATGGCAATTACAATCTAGTACATCACAAGAACCACTCGAGTCTGATTAAATGAAAGTACAATTTTGCTCAATTGAATTTATGagtatattaaaaatgaagaTTCGGCCAAGATGACATAATTACATACCTTGCGAAGGTCGACCATTACTTTCTAAACTACCGTTACCAAAACGATTTAGAATAATATTTTCGAAGCGATTTCATTGTTATTCACAAAGTTCAATTCATCACTTTCGAATTTATCAACTAATTGGTCGTAACTGAATTAATTCCCGACGCGCAAACCCTCGAAAAACTTCTCATATGCATATTAGTTTGTAAAGTAAGCGCTCGGGCAACTTTTCCACCAGTTGAAcgtgtaatttatttaattgggCGTTATGAGTCTTCAcgttgtgttaaaaaaatgtaattaaacgCAACTTCTCCCTCGAGCGACTCGAAGTGCTATAGAAACCTCGCAAATATGTTTTTGCTGTTTAACACGCCAAAGTTTAGTCTGACACTTGCAAAGTGAATGTGATGGATCGAGCGAGAAGTCGCAAACTTGAAATTCCATCACAGTCCTTTGTGTCGGataaaaattgtgcaaatattGACACTTCGCACTTGAAGCCTGCTACTGTTTGCAGCAGGAAATTCACACCGAAAGAATTAAATCCGACGTCGGATGGAATCGTGAAAACTAAGATTGGACAAGTGGAAAATCGAAATGGAACTCATTTCCTCGCAACTGCCAATGCCGCCGTAATTATTTCAGCGTGGTTGTGTACTTTGTAATTTAAACAGCCAGAAATCTTGTAATATTTGCTGGGGTCAAGCGAGTTCTGGAGGGAAGTTCTCGATTTCCGAACTGACCCAAGCGGTTGGACTTGGTCTAGCTCTGTTCCATTATATCAAACAGCGGCTGAATTCTAACGCACAAAAACTAACGGTTGCAATTAATTAACAGGCCTTAGGAATTATTTCGCGCTTTACTACCCGTGAGTAATACTCTACGGtacattttacatttattatcTACGCTGTGAGCAAGAAAAATGATTCTGTTAGTCGATACGGCCGGAATGTCTGAGTCTGTTCCCCACTTAATTGGTTTCCGACCGGAATCGAAAGTGACACTTCATTTAGAACTATCCGGGATTAACCCAACTGAATTTTAACGAGGGAATCATCAATTAACCACTTAGACTTGgcgaaaattgttaaattatgtATTTCCCGGAGCCAAGTCAAATTTTATACTCCATATCCTTGAGAGATCTCCAGCGGAAGTCGGTAAACAAGAATGCAAATCAACGAAACAGAAATCGATAACTGGCGGAAGGGATACAGAAGATTCAGTCGacgaaaaatgaaatttacgAGAGATAAAATTCGTGCAATTGTCGTAAAATAATCCCAAAAGATGGAAAACAATATTGTAAACTTCGCTAGATTGATTCCCTCAATCATTGAAACTTGAAAACCACCAGAAAGTTCATTTGGTATTAAAGCAAACTTTGCCGTATTGATCCGattacttgttttattttttgtttaccgAAAAACTCTTTGTCCAGAATCAATTGATGCTAAAAGTTTGGGTTTACCacaaatcaaaagaaaaaattctcattCGGAACGACTTCTTTCTTGAAAACGCTTCACAATGGTTAAAGCTCCGGCCAAAGCGTCAACAAGCTTAAACTCCTAcatatttgatatttttatttcttcatttaATTTATCCCAAAgcgaataaaaaacaaaaagccgaTCATTAAGGGGCCAATTATCGAAATCACAATAAATGAAACAAGAGGTTATTAGAGCTGTACAACAATACcagtttttgttgaaaaatcaataactgcaaatgcaaataaaattccaaataTTTAGGAATATCGGTCAGTTTgtggaatttaaaaatttgaaatacggaACTACTCTTGCAAATCAATAGAATAAAACATCGTGTAATTACTTAGCTTAATGGAccaaatagaaaataaatttaatccaTAGTTTCTTTTTAGTTCAATCAGTATCAAGGTTTCAGAAATGTGTTATTTGAAATTCCCTGCATATGAGACCCTTTTTGTGATCATTTATCGAAAAGCGAGCACTAAAATGCATTATGATGTAATATAGATAAAATATAAAAGGCTTTATAGGGAATTTCCGCGTGACACGTGAAGGAAAAGAATCAAATAATGTGATGAGAGACTGACGTGCAGCAAAAGGCAAAATGTAGTGgatcgtaaaaataaaaaagcacaaaCTAGACCTGCGAATAATGAGAGCGATGTTAAAAACCTGCGTGAAATCTTGaatcaaacaaatataatGGACGCCGTTCCATTAAGTTTATTTGTAATTCGTGGAAcggttaataaaatttttcccaGATTGGAATCGATTCCAGACTCGAGATTGATCCTCCTGCAATTACTTGACCGCGTTTACATTCCTCGCGAATTCCGTCGAGAAATGGACTTTGAACAATCCAAACCCACGCGAAGACAGCACTCGGGGATTAAATCTAATAAAGTTGAGGATAAGTGAAATAAATGCCTTGAAAAATCTCCACCTCCGaaggattaaattaataaacgaaatgggtatttttcaaaactacgTCCCTGCCTTAATTCCATTAATTAGCGACGCGAAACTAGAAAGAATTACTCCGGAAACTGGAATGCTTTTGTACGCTTAAATTTATTTGGCATGGCTATTAGCACCGGAGTGGTAAACGGTCTTATTCCGGATCTGCGATAGCTAGGAGCGACTCTCTATTTGTCCGTTAATTCGAAAGCTCGCAATGATTTTTCAAGATTTGATATTCCGGTCGGCGCCGCTAAAACATCCCGCCCATCATTCCTGATATCAATGCCATAAAAGTCAATTAATCACGACTCCGTTTACAATAACAGCTTATCCTTTCTTCCGGGTGATTTATTCCGGGATCAGGAAAGCGTATGTGGCGCATCACTGTCGCAAGTCGAGCTTAATTGTCTCAAACCGACAACAATGTAAAGAAGCTTATTAAATCCCGAATCCTGCAAGCACATGTTTCGCTTGACAGGATGCTACCGCGATAAATTAAGAACACGCCTGCGAATGACTCCAGAAATTAGGAAACTTCGTCACGTTTAATTAGCGCACTTGTGTACAATTAGAACATCCGAAATAAACGTACAGACTCTGACCCACTTTAGAGCGTTAGGCCCCTCGTAAGTGTTCGAGGCGTTAATGGCGAAAAAATTCGCCTTGGCACTCCACAATTGCCATAAATTAATAGAAGGCTGAGTGGATGCCAGAACAGGTCGCGATAAGAAATTTATGTCGTTCTTTAGTGCCCAACTTATCTGGCGCCCTTTCAGGACAAATGTAAGGGGAGGGCCCCTAATTACGCTAGCCCCCACTCAACACTGTC
The sequence above is a segment of the Tribolium castaneum strain GA2 chromosome 9, icTriCast1.1, whole genome shotgun sequence genome. Coding sequences within it:
- the LOC135267173 gene encoding glucose dehydrogenase [FAD, quinone]-like isoform X1; its protein translation is MFLQLSDMNWGYYSTSQKNCCLGMKDQKCMVPRGKSIGGSSALNAVLYVRGNPQDYDRWEALGNPGWSYKDVLPYFIKSENSQIDGDPDYHGIGGFWNVEYSFPASDLYENFIAACDELNMTRLDYNGKGQIGTDRSQINIKHGKRQSLGTAFLDNARKRANIDIITNALVTKVIINPESKEAQGVEFVTKEEKFAATAVREVILSAGAINSPQILMLSGVGPKKHLEELGIEVIEDLPVGENLLEHPLFPGLVIQTNYTLPGTTMEILLDQYLQGLGPLTSPAHVDSIGFLHTGDGPADLPTVEYLFIPPGGSTLPILNRVYNYDDNLVYNFLSRINSRSDITVYLALLHQKSKGRITLQSTSPIDFPLIDLNMFAEPEDVDNLIEGIEFVMNLTKTEAFKKINANLLNVPICTEFTKYSKQYWECMIRQMAQTIYHACGTTAMGPNKTSSVVDSNLKVHGIGKLRVVDAGVFPTTISGHTNAPAVMVAEKIADVIKNEYGFRNK
- the LOC103312774 gene encoding glucose dehydrogenase [FAD, quinone], which translates into the protein MFFKKLVIFCVLIVGVNSSLTTAYYSVLLTKKIAESLIYQLPERNSEFQRGLDSNKTTDLGNYDFIIVGAGSCGSVLATRLTEISNWKILVLEAGGEENDFSNIPANFLFLQFSDMNWGYYSTPQKNCCLGMKYQKCMISQGKSIGGSSATNAVIYARGNPLDYDRWEALGNPGWSYKDVLPYFTKSENSQIDGDPDYHGIGGFWNVEYSFPASDLYENFITACDELNMTRLDYNGKKQIGFDKSQINTKHGKRQSLGTAFLDNARKRKNIDVVTNALVTKIIINPQSKEAKGVEFVTKNKKYSATADKEVILSAGAVNSPQILMLSGVGPKKHLEELGIEVIEDLPVGENLLDHPLFPGLVIQTNYTLSDTTIKMLLEQYLKGQGPLTSSMLETIGFIHTGDGPEDLPTVEYLFIPPSGPTQPILKRIYNYDVNLALNFLSRINSRSDITVYLTLLHQKSKGRITLQSKNPIDFPLVDLNMFAEAEDIDNLIEGIEFVMNLTKTEAFKKINAKLLDVPICSDFTKHSRQYWECMIRQMAQTIYHTCGTTAMGPNKTTSVVDRDLKVHGIEKLRVVSAAVFPTTISGHANAPAVMVAEKIADAIKKEYA
- the LOC135267173 gene encoding glucose dehydrogenase [FAD, quinone]-like isoform X2, with protein sequence MFLQLSDMNWGYYSTSQKNCCLGMKDQKCMVPRGKSIGGSSALNAVLYVRGNPQDYDRWEALGNPGWSYKDVLPYFIKSENSQIDGDPDYHGIGGFWNVEYSFPASDLYENFIAACDELNMTRLDYNGKGQIGTDRSQINIKHGKRQSLVTKVIINPESKEAQGVEFVTKEEKFAATAVREVILSAGAINSPQILMLSGVGPKKHLEELGIEVIEDLPVGENLLEHPLFPGLVIQTNYTLPGTTMEILLDQYLQGLGPLTSPAHVDSIGFLHTGDGPADLPTVEYLFIPPGGSTLPILNRVYNYDDNLVYNFLSRINSRSDITVYLALLHQKSKGRITLQSTSPIDFPLIDLNMFAEPEDVDNLIEGIEFVMNLTKTEAFKKINANLLNVPICTEFTKYSKQYWECMIRQMAQTIYHACGTTAMGPNKTSSVVDSNLKVHGIGKLRVVDAGVFPTTISGHTNAPAVMVAEKIADVIKNEYGFRNK